From one Melospiza melodia melodia isolate bMelMel2 chromosome 6, bMelMel2.pri, whole genome shotgun sequence genomic stretch:
- the DGKZ gene encoding diacylglycerol kinase zeta isoform X3: MQAARPPPSGGSPSAASSDTAAATADSSGASGSAEPEWGPPPPPPLGRRHSNKRFTGLKLFGRRKAIAKSSLQHMVAQPNPALAMRSDSERQIRSTVDWSEAAVYGEHIWFETNVSGDFCYVGEQNCMAKLLQKPLSRRKCAACKIVVHTPCIEQLEKINFRCKPSFRESGSRNIREPIVVRHHWVHRRRQEGKCRQCGKGFQQKFAFHSKEIVAISCSWCKQAYHSKVSCFMLQHIEEPCSLGAHAAVVVPPTWILRVRRPQNPLKSSKKKKRTSFKRKSSKKGAEEGRWKPFVIKPMPAPLMKPLLVFVNPKSGGNQGAKIIQSFMWYLNPRQVFDLSQGGPKEALELYRKVHNLRILACGGDGTVGWILSILDQLRINPPPPVAILPLGTGNDLARTLNWGGGYTDEPLSKILSHVEDGNIVQLDRWNLHVEPNPDTNPEEKDEAAADKLPLDVFNNYFSLGFDARVTLEFHESREANPEKFNSRFRNKMFYAGTAFSDFLTGSSKDLAKHVRLVCDGIDLTSKIQDLKPQCLVFLNIPRYCAGTMPWGNPGEHHDFEPQRHDDGCIEVIGFTMTSLAALQVGGHGERLCQCRQVVLTTSKAIPMQVDGEPCKLAASCIHISLRNQANMLQKTKRRNSMPLLNDQQPVPERLRIRVSRISMRDYEALNYDKEKLKEASVPLGIIVVPGDSDLELCRTQIEKLQEEGDGAKPKTVSFQRLSPKWCFLDSTTADRFYRIDRAQEHLNYVTEISQDELYVLDPELVVTQTVSTSPAMPDLVDSSATPPGHHFAFPSCSSSPSSSPAPSAEPEHCLPHKDDLLIEAAKSGNFSKFQELHQAGRDLMVRDSSGQTVLHHAVKSGSKDIVKYIIENAPSEILDATEEENGETSLHQAAALRQRTICHYIVEAGASLMKTDLQGDTPKHRAEKANDPDLAAYLENRQHYQMIQREDQETAV, encoded by the exons GAAAGCTATTGCTAAATCCAGCCTCCAACACATGGTagcccagccaaacccagcactaGCCATGAGGAGCGACTCGGAGAGGCAGATACGCAGCACTGTGGATTGGAGC GAGGCTGCGGTCTATGGGGAGCACATCTGGTTTGAGACCAATGTCTCTGGGGACTTTTGCTACGTTGGGGAACAGAACTGCATGGCAAAGCTTCTG CAAAAACCTCTCTCCAGGCGCAAGTGTGCAGCCTGCAAGATCGTAGTGCATACACCCTGCATCGAACAGCTGGAGAAA ATAAATTTCCGCTGCAAGCCTTCCTTCAGGGAGTCAGGATCCCGGAACATACGGGAG CCCATTGTTGTCCGACATCACTGGGTGCACCGGAGGCGGCAGGAAGGGAAGTGCCGGCAGTGTGGCAAG GGTTTTCAGCAGAAGTTTGCCTTCCACAGCAAAGAGATTGTGGCCATCAGCTGTTCCTGGTGCAAACAAGCG TATCACAGCAAAGTATCGTGTTTCATGCTGCAACACATTGAAGAGCCCTGCTCACTGGGGGCTCACGCTGCTGTCGTCGTTCCTCCCACCTGGATTCTGCGGGTCCGGCGGCCCCAG AATCCGCTGAAATCTagtaaaaaaaagaagaggaCATCATTCAAGCGGAAATCCAGCAAAAAGGGGGCCGAG gaagggaggtggaaACCCTTTGTCATCAAGCCCATGCCAGCTCCTCTCATGAAGCCCTTGCTGGTGTTTGTGAACCCCAAGAGtggtgggaatcag GGAGCCAAGATCATCCAGTCCTTCATGTGGTATCTCAACCCACGGCAGGTTTTTGACCTCAGCCAGGGTGGACCCAAGGAGGC gtTGGAGCTGTACCGCAAAGTCCACAACCTCCGGATCCTGGCGTGCGGGGGAGATGGCACG GTGGGCTGGATACTCTCCATTCTGGACCAGTTACGCATCAACCCACCTCCTCCTGTGGCCATCCTACCTTTGGGGACAGGGAACGACTTGGCCAGAACACTGAACTGGGGTGGG GGTTACACAGATGAGCCTCTGTCCAAGATCCTATCACACGTTGAAGATGGGAACATAGTACAGCTTGATCGCTGGAACCTCCATGTGGAGCCAAACCCTGACACAAACCCTGAGGAAAAGGATGAGGCAGCTGCTGACAAG CTCCCTTTGGATGTCTTTAATAATTACTTCAGCCTTGGCTTTGACGCACGGGTGACGCTGGAGTTCCACGAATCTCGAG AGGCCAACCCAGAGAAGTTCAACAGCCGGTTTCGGAATAAAATGTTCTATGCTGGG ACGGCCTTCTCCGACTTCCTCACTGGGAGCTCCAAAGACTTGGCGAAGCATGTCAGGCTGGTT TGTGATGGGATAGACCTGACCTCCAAGATTCAGGACCTGAAGCCCCAGTGCCTGGTCTTCCTTAACATCCCAAG GTACTGTGCAGGCACCATGCCGTGGGGCAACCCTGGGGAGCACCATGACTTCGAGCCCCAGCGCCATGATGATGGCTGCATTGAAGTTATCGGCTTCACCATGACGTCACTG GCTGCCTTGCAAGTCGGTGGCCATGGGGAGCGGCTCTGTCAGTGCCGGCAGGTGGTTCTCACCACATCCAAGGCCATCCCCATGCAGGTAGATGGAGAGCCCTGCAAGCTGGCAGCTTCCTGCATCCACATCTCTCTGCGCAACCAAGCCAACATGCTGCAGAAGACCAAGCGGCGCAACTCCATGCCTCTGCTCAATGA CCAGCAGCCAGTGCCCGAGCGGCTGCGGATCCGGGTGAGCCGCATCAGCATGCGCGACTATGAGGCACTGAACTATGACAAGGAAAAGCTCAAGGAAGCCT CTGTGCCACTGGGGATCATCGTGGTTCCAGGAGACAGTGACCTGGAGTTGTGCCGGACTCAGATTGAGAAGCTACAAGAG GAGGGAGATGGAGCCAAGCCGAAGACAGTGTCATTCCAGAGGCTGTCACCCAAGTGGTGCTTCCTGGACT CAACCACGGCCGATCGCTTCTACAGGATAGACCGCGCacag GAACACCTAAACTATGTGACAGAGATCTCTCAGGATGAGCTCTATGTCTTGGACCCAGAGCTAGTGGTCACTCAGACTGTGAGCACTTCTCCTGCCATGCCTGACCTCGTGGACTCATCTGCCACACCCCCTGGGCACCATTTTGcatttccttcctgttcctcctctCCATCCTCCTCTCCTGCCCCCAG CGCTGAGCCTGAGCACTGCCTTCCACATAAAG ATGACCTTCTGATAGAAGCTGCCAAGAGTGGCAACTTCAGCAAG TTCCAAGAGCTGCACCAAGCTGGAAGAGACCTGATGGTGCGAGATTCCTCGGGCCAGACTGTCCTCCACCATGCTGTCAAATCAGGAAGCAAGGACATCGTCAAATACATCATCGAGAATG ctcCTTCAGAGATCCTTGATGCCACAGAGGAGGAGAA TGGTGAAACCAGCTTGCACCAGGCTGCAGCCTTACGCCAGCGCACTATCTGCCACTACATCGTGGAGGCTGGGGCCTCGCTCATGAAGACAGACCTGCAG GGAGACACCCCGAAGCACCGTGCTGAGAAGGCCAATGACCCCGACTTAGCTGCCTACCTCGAGAACCGACAGCACTACCAGATGATCCAGCGGGAGGACCAGGAGACAGCTGTGTAG